A single window of Dermacentor albipictus isolate Rhodes 1998 colony chromosome 1, USDA_Dalb.pri_finalv2, whole genome shotgun sequence DNA harbors:
- the LOC139054308 gene encoding uncharacterized protein, whose amino-acid sequence MAAKPEDVLNVRDVARSRRSAAPIAMKPIQVFLFGAAHLHTYVYTYAPVNGKHYLERDIGSGKKTRSVILDTDNCKYLVQIECYPDGSVWRYVTYKASWTQSEVNAFKKRVQQTSSLSFLRCLTFKCSVGTP is encoded by the exons ATGGCGGCAAAGcccgaggatgtcctcaatgtacgag ATGTGGCACGCAGTAGGAGGAGCGCAGCACCCATTGCAATGAAGCCGATTCAAGTTTTCCTGTTTGGCGCAGCTCACCTTCATACGTACGT CTACACCTATGCTCCTGTGAATGGTAAACACTACCTCGAGAGGGACATCGGAAGTGGAA AGAAAACTAGGTCGGTGATCCTGGACACTGACAACTGCAAGTACCTAGTTCAGATCGAGTGTTACCCAGATGGATCAG TGTGGCGGTACGTTACTTACAAGGCCTCGTGGACGCAATCTGAGGTCAATGCCTTCAAGAAAAGGGTTCAGCAAACTTCATCTCTTTCGTTCTTGAGATGCTTGACGTTCAAATGCTCCGTGGGCACACCGTGA